A region from the Geobacter benzoatilyticus genome encodes:
- a CDS encoding oligosaccharide flippase family protein — protein MGALFSGGKKLTFRAVAEMLGLLVTALGMIYISRVVGPEYIGFSATTSAVIILLGRLADGGLTAYASQLLARDDEPLPTLLTIITPPKFVSSIALVLATVAVVAFAPLNEKLKYFLNATVLMVVLESCTPAWVFVALGRINASSVIRIAQSILYAAAIVIFIRQPDDWRHLPYLTLFNSGVNFVLSVVLLAYFRLNSLDRQLFDGNYLKRLGRFYREGGHFLKADLSGYVYTTSDRLILYYFTNPQTVGIYEAAYKLINPFYSINGVVTPTFFRELAQSFKNGDIGRVMTKYVFIMSIFSIPLGFYLFYFSSFIVHEVYGPPFAASADSLLILGFVITFGFTSGIIAQPFCAWNMQREFGSSVFWGNVMNTILNFTLIPFFGAVGAAIATLAAKVMVTVVSYGYFRRATDYPIAADFGWFFLASLIPLAPVLLLAGITDNGYLLTTVYGALYLAMIYIVYRRVFKERMRGAEASG, from the coding sequence ATGGGAGCCCTTTTTTCGGGAGGGAAAAAACTGACATTCCGCGCAGTGGCGGAGATGCTGGGGCTTCTCGTTACCGCCCTCGGCATGATATACATCAGCCGGGTTGTCGGCCCGGAGTATATTGGCTTCAGCGCCACCACCAGCGCCGTCATAATCCTTTTGGGAAGGCTGGCTGACGGGGGGCTTACCGCATACGCATCACAACTCCTGGCCCGCGACGATGAACCCCTGCCGACTCTCCTGACGATTATTACCCCGCCCAAATTTGTCTCCTCCATTGCGTTGGTCCTGGCGACGGTCGCCGTCGTCGCCTTTGCGCCGTTAAACGAAAAACTGAAGTATTTTCTCAATGCGACAGTTTTGATGGTTGTCCTGGAGTCGTGCACTCCGGCGTGGGTCTTTGTTGCTTTGGGGCGGATCAACGCTTCTTCGGTAATACGCATTGCCCAGAGCATCCTCTATGCGGCAGCCATTGTCATTTTCATCCGCCAGCCCGATGATTGGCGCCATCTGCCGTACTTGACCCTGTTTAATTCCGGGGTCAACTTCGTGCTTTCAGTCGTGCTCCTTGCGTATTTCCGCCTCAATTCGCTGGACCGGCAATTGTTCGATGGCAATTACCTGAAGCGGTTGGGCCGGTTCTACCGGGAAGGGGGGCACTTTTTGAAGGCTGACCTTTCCGGCTATGTTTATACAACTTCCGACCGCCTGATCCTCTATTATTTCACCAATCCGCAGACTGTCGGAATATATGAGGCGGCTTACAAGCTCATTAACCCGTTTTATTCGATCAACGGCGTTGTCACCCCCACGTTTTTCCGGGAACTCGCACAGAGTTTCAAAAACGGGGATATTGGCAGGGTGATGACGAAATATGTGTTTATCATGTCGATTTTTTCAATACCGCTCGGGTTCTATCTGTTCTATTTCTCTTCGTTCATAGTGCATGAGGTCTATGGGCCCCCCTTTGCTGCAAGTGCGGACAGCCTTCTGATTCTGGGCTTCGTGATAACGTTCGGCTTTACCAGCGGGATCATCGCGCAACCATTTTGCGCCTGGAACATGCAGCGGGAGTTCGGGTCGTCGGTTTTCTGGGGCAACGTCATGAACACGATCCTGAATTTCACGCTCATCCCGTTTTTCGGCGCCGTCGGGGCTGCAATTGCCACCCTGGCGGCCAAGGTGATGGTGACAGTGGTCAGCTACGGCTATTTCCGCCGGGCGACCGATTACCCCATCGCGGCGGATTTCGGCTGGTTCTTCCTCGCGTCCCTGATACCGTTGGCGCCGGTTCTGTTGTTGGCTGGTATTACCGACAACGGGTATTTGCTGACAACCGTTTACGGCGCGCTCTATTTGGCCATGATCTACATCGTCTATCGGCGTGTATTCAAGGAACGCATGAGAGGCGCGGAGGCATCGGGATGA
- the rfbD gene encoding dTDP-4-dehydrorhamnose reductase, with the protein MIGKTGQLGGDLIRNNPGHDIFAPSRDVLDIGNHERVETIIADQRPAAVINTAAFHNVPLCETEPLSAFQINCVAVGNLARVCGRMGILFVTFSTDYVFGGERRTPYREDDCPEPLQMYGISRAAGEFAALAAAPRHSVVIRTCGLYGRSGAGSKGGNFVDKRLTDAKTCTRLEMGCDQVVSPTSTDDLSKAVWQLLSHPGLTPGIYHLVNEGECSWYQFTKAIYELSGLQVEVAPVDRGGMSGEMRRPLYSVLANTRARGMGITLPHWRDGLMQYLGAP; encoded by the coding sequence TTGATCGGGAAAACAGGCCAGTTGGGGGGCGACCTGATCCGGAACAATCCCGGTCATGACATCTTCGCCCCCTCGCGGGATGTGTTGGATATCGGTAATCATGAACGGGTGGAAACGATTATTGCCGATCAGAGGCCCGCAGCAGTAATCAACACGGCGGCGTTCCACAATGTGCCTCTCTGCGAAACGGAGCCGCTCAGCGCCTTTCAGATCAACTGCGTAGCGGTGGGAAACCTGGCGCGCGTTTGCGGCCGGATGGGAATTCTTTTCGTTACCTTCAGCACCGACTACGTGTTCGGCGGCGAGCGGCGCACGCCGTATCGTGAGGATGATTGCCCGGAACCTCTGCAGATGTATGGCATTTCACGGGCAGCGGGAGAGTTCGCCGCCCTTGCCGCTGCTCCCCGGCATTCGGTCGTCATCAGGACCTGTGGCCTCTACGGCCGCTCGGGGGCCGGATCCAAGGGGGGAAACTTCGTCGACAAACGGCTAACCGATGCGAAAACCTGCACTCGGCTCGAAATGGGGTGCGACCAGGTCGTGTCCCCAACCTCGACCGATGATTTGAGCAAAGCGGTGTGGCAGCTCCTTTCTCACCCAGGGCTGACGCCGGGAATTTACCACTTGGTGAATGAGGGCGAATGCAGTTGGTACCAATTCACCAAGGCCATCTACGAACTTTCGGGATTGCAGGTGGAGGTTGCTCCCGTTGATCGCGGAGGGATGAGCGGCGAGATGCGCAGGCCGCTCTATTCGGTGCTCGCCAATACCAGGGCCCGAGGGATGGGTATCACCTTGCCCCACTGGCGTGACGGGTTGATGCAGTACCTCGGTGCCCCATGA
- a CDS encoding CatB-related O-acetyltransferase, protein MGIFRRLMPGSVRDVLNRRRLRMKYPGLLIGKRCYVADSDLGKTVNISSDVTLLSCHVGDYTYIGPGCVMSNATIGRYCSIAPQVYIGLGTHPSRKFVSTHPLLYLHRPDMGWTIADRDYLAEFSPTTVGNDVWIGLRAAIVDGVTIGDGAIIGAGAVVVKDVPPYTIWGGVPARQIRERFSREEAEFLMSFKWWEKDEDWLRENYHKLHDVSVLMKDGI, encoded by the coding sequence ATGGGTATTTTCCGTAGACTGATGCCGGGAAGTGTAAGGGACGTGCTTAATCGCAGGCGGCTCAGGATGAAATATCCGGGGCTTTTGATCGGCAAGCGTTGTTATGTCGCTGATTCGGATCTCGGGAAGACCGTGAATATCTCATCTGATGTGACATTGCTTTCCTGCCATGTGGGGGACTATACCTACATCGGCCCCGGCTGTGTCATGAGCAACGCCACGATTGGCCGCTATTGCTCCATTGCCCCCCAGGTCTACATCGGACTCGGGACCCATCCATCCCGGAAATTCGTTTCCACACATCCTTTGCTTTATTTGCATCGACCGGATATGGGCTGGACGATTGCTGACCGCGATTACCTTGCTGAATTTTCGCCGACCACGGTCGGCAACGATGTGTGGATAGGCCTCCGCGCTGCCATAGTCGACGGAGTGACGATCGGCGATGGTGCGATTATCGGCGCCGGCGCGGTTGTGGTTAAAGACGTGCCCCCCTATACGATCTGGGGTGGAGTCCCAGCACGCCAGATTCGCGAGCGGTTTTCCCGTGAAGAGGCCGAATTCCTCATGTCCTTTAAGTGGTGGGAGAAAGATGAGGATTGGTTGAGAGAAAACTACCATAAGTTGCACGATGTTTCCGTTTTGATGAAAGATGGCATCTGA